A genomic window from Rhizobium sp. EC-SD404 includes:
- a CDS encoding aminopeptidase P family protein — translation MFQNFSVLSSPETGKNRVAKLREKFDEHGIDAFIIPRADEFQGEYVPASAARLQWLTGFTGSAGSCVVTREEAFIFVDGRYTTQVRIQSDMNVFQPMDLVDNPPPEWIIANAPAGMRIGYDPWLHTTGEVARLEKAAKSAGATLVAVSSNPLDAIWDDRPAFPMGRVSIQSRDHAGKLAREKIAEIDAAATAKKADAFVMTDPSSVAWTFNIRGADVPHTPHPLARAIFRPDQRPQLFVDDAKLGIEEKAYLTQLSDLMAPDSFAAALRSLGKSAAKVLVDPALTPKAIATAITEAGGRLVEDSDPARLPRAVKNAVEIAGSKRAHLVDGAAMVTFLAWLDRQQPGSLDEITVAKTLEATRSRIGQSHQLPLKDVSFETISGAGPNGAIIHYRVNEQTNRKLQAGDLFLLDSGGQYVSGTTDITRTVAIGAPTDEMRRFFTLVLKGMIAISIARFPENTKGSELDPLARIALWKAGADFGHGTGHGVGSYLSVHEGPQSISRRGTQALLPGMILSNEPGYYREGAFGIRIENLIYVHEPRAIEGGDKPMLGFETLTLCPIDRRLVEPALLTDEERDWLDAYHARVRHELTPMLEGAEDRAWLDAATAPL, via the coding sequence ATGTTTCAGAATTTCTCCGTGCTCTCGTCACCTGAAACCGGAAAGAATCGCGTCGCGAAACTGCGTGAAAAATTCGACGAGCACGGCATCGATGCCTTCATCATTCCGCGCGCCGATGAATTCCAGGGCGAATATGTGCCTGCCTCGGCTGCGCGCCTGCAGTGGCTGACGGGATTTACCGGCTCCGCTGGCTCCTGCGTCGTCACCCGGGAGGAAGCCTTCATCTTCGTCGACGGACGATACACGACGCAGGTTCGCATCCAGAGCGACATGAATGTCTTCCAGCCGATGGACCTCGTGGACAACCCGCCGCCGGAATGGATCATCGCCAACGCGCCTGCAGGCATGCGCATCGGCTACGACCCATGGCTTCACACGACGGGCGAGGTCGCGCGTCTCGAAAAGGCGGCAAAGTCGGCAGGCGCCACGCTCGTTGCCGTTTCGTCCAATCCGCTCGATGCGATTTGGGATGATCGTCCGGCCTTCCCGATGGGCCGTGTCTCGATCCAGTCCCGCGATCATGCCGGCAAGCTCGCGCGCGAAAAGATCGCCGAGATCGATGCCGCCGCGACTGCCAAGAAGGCTGACGCCTTCGTCATGACCGATCCGTCCTCCGTCGCCTGGACCTTCAACATTCGCGGCGCCGACGTACCGCACACGCCGCATCCCCTTGCCCGCGCGATCTTCAGGCCAGACCAGCGCCCGCAGCTCTTCGTCGATGACGCCAAGCTCGGCATCGAGGAGAAAGCCTATCTGACGCAGCTCTCGGATCTGATGGCGCCGGACAGCTTTGCCGCTGCGCTCCGCAGCCTTGGAAAAAGTGCCGCTAAGGTGCTCGTGGATCCGGCTCTGACGCCAAAGGCAATTGCCACGGCCATCACCGAAGCAGGCGGTCGGCTGGTAGAAGACTCAGATCCCGCCCGCCTGCCCCGCGCCGTCAAGAACGCGGTGGAGATCGCGGGATCGAAACGCGCCCACCTCGTCGACGGGGCCGCGATGGTGACGTTCCTCGCCTGGCTCGACCGCCAGCAGCCGGGTTCGCTCGACGAGATCACGGTGGCGAAGACCCTTGAGGCGACGCGCAGCCGAATCGGACAGAGCCACCAGTTGCCGCTGAAAGATGTTTCGTTCGAAACGATCTCCGGCGCCGGGCCGAATGGCGCGATCATCCATTACCGCGTCAACGAGCAGACCAATCGCAAGCTGCAGGCCGGCGACCTATTCCTGCTCGATTCCGGCGGGCAGTATGTGTCCGGCACGACGGATATTACCCGCACCGTGGCGATCGGCGCGCCGACGGACGAGATGCGGCGTTTCTTCACGCTGGTGCTCAAGGGCATGATCGCGATCTCGATCGCCCGCTTCCCGGAAAACACCAAGGGCAGCGAGCTCGATCCGCTTGCCCGCATCGCCCTGTGGAAGGCTGGGGCGGATTTCGGCCATGGCACCGGCCACGGCGTCGGGTCGTATCTGTCGGTGCACGAAGGCCCGCAATCGATCTCGCGGCGTGGCACGCAGGCCCTTCTACCTGGCATGATCTTGTCCAACGAGCCCGGCTACTACCGCGAGGGCGCGTTCGGCATCCGCATCGAGAACCTCATCTATGTCCATGAGCCTCGCGCGATCGAGGGTGGCGACAAACCGATGCTCGGCTTCGAAACGCTGACGCTCTGCCCCATCGACCGCAGGCTGGTCGAGCCAGCGCTCCTGACGGATGAGGAACGCGACTGGCTGGACGCCTACCACGCCCGCGTCCGCCATGAGCTCACACCGATGCTGGAAGGTGCGGAGGATCGCGCCTGGCTCGACGCAGCGACAGCGCCGCTCTGA
- a CDS encoding AzlD domain-containing protein has product MDGFSVNFWIILAAALATYATRVGGHLILSRFERLHPRVEAALNAVPAAVLTTLFAPAAVFNGPAEALTMAAAILIGLRLPMLATVFIGTAIVVALRALM; this is encoded by the coding sequence ATGGACGGCTTCAGCGTCAACTTCTGGATCATCCTCGCGGCCGCGCTCGCCACCTATGCGACGCGCGTCGGCGGCCATCTGATCCTGTCACGCTTCGAACGGCTTCATCCTCGGGTCGAGGCGGCGCTCAACGCCGTTCCGGCAGCCGTCCTGACGACGCTCTTCGCGCCGGCTGCCGTCTTCAACGGCCCTGCAGAAGCCCTGACGATGGCTGCCGCCATCCTGATCGGACTGCGCCTGCCGATGCTGGCGACCGTCTTCATCGGCACGGCGATAGTCGTGGCGCTGCGCGCTTTAATGTGA
- a CDS encoding AzlC family ABC transporter permease, protein MTVSFKRDFLAGMRQCVPVVVAAAPFGLLFGALAVDNGLSVGEAVLMSATIYAGASQMVGIDLFDGSAAPWLIVLSIFAVNFRHVLYSAAVGRRISHFSFWQKAVAFFLLIDPVYAETERRSEAGKSMTFAWYLGIGLPVYVSWVAEGYLGAVFGGLIENPEEFGIDFLLPLYFMALVLGFRSRKNWLPVVLASGLGSIAGFHFIGSPWHVSIGAIIGIAVAAIIADTRPPQSVEATGGREASR, encoded by the coding sequence CCGGTGGTGGTGGCCGCCGCTCCCTTCGGCCTCCTGTTTGGAGCGTTAGCCGTGGACAACGGACTGAGCGTCGGCGAAGCGGTGCTGATGAGCGCGACGATCTACGCGGGCGCGAGCCAGATGGTCGGGATCGATCTTTTCGACGGGTCGGCCGCGCCCTGGCTGATCGTGCTGTCGATCTTCGCGGTCAATTTCCGGCATGTGCTTTATTCGGCAGCGGTGGGCCGTCGCATCAGCCATTTCTCGTTCTGGCAAAAGGCGGTCGCCTTCTTCCTGCTGATCGATCCGGTTTACGCCGAGACCGAGCGGCGCAGCGAAGCCGGCAAGTCGATGACCTTCGCCTGGTATCTAGGCATAGGTTTGCCGGTCTATGTCTCCTGGGTCGCGGAAGGGTATCTCGGCGCCGTCTTCGGTGGCCTTATCGAAAACCCGGAAGAATTCGGCATCGACTTCCTTCTGCCGCTTTACTTCATGGCGCTCGTGCTCGGTTTCCGGTCGCGCAAGAACTGGCTGCCGGTCGTGCTTGCCAGCGGGCTGGGGTCGATCGCCGGCTTCCATTTCATCGGCTCGCCCTGGCACGTGTCGATCGGCGCGATCATCGGCATCGCCGTCGCCGCGATCATCGCGGATACGAGGCCGCCACAGAGCGTCGAGGCCACCGGCGGCAGGGAGGCTTCCCGGTGA